The Pseudomonas sp. MM223 genome segment CAGTGGGCCGGGCAGGCTGTTGTTGATGGTCAGTGCGGTGCGCGGGTGGCCGGTGATGTTGACCGGGGTCTGGCCAATGAACAGCTCGAAGTGCTGGCCGGCCAGGTCCTGGCCTTCGGCGGCCTGGGCCAGCGGGCGCCACAGCCCCAGGCCCGCCAGTGTGGTGGCGGCGCCCAGGCCTTTGACGAAGGTGCGGCGGGTGGGGTTGCGCAACATGGCGTGGCCTCATGCGGGGGAGCCACGATGGTCGCTGCAGGTGCCTGTCAGGTAGCTGAGGCACACATTACAGCGTTGTCAGCTTGCCACCTCGTCGGCGCGCAGGTCGCGCATCAGCAGGGCGTAGTCCAGTGCGACCTGCTCCGGGATGGGCAGGTACACCACATGGCCGTCGCCGGGCGCCACGTCGACGGCCTGCAGCTGGCGGTTGCACAGGCGATGGAGGTCGAAGTGGTAGTTACCACGCGGGGTCATCAGCTCCAGGTGGTCACCCACGGCAAAGCGGTTTTTCACCTTGACCTCGGCCAGGCCATCGACACGCACGCCGGTCAGTTCACCAACGAACTGCTGGCGGTCCGAGACCGAATTGCCGCGCTGGTAGTTCTGGTATTCGTCGTGCACGTGACGGCGCAGGAAACCTTCGGTGTAGCCGCGTTGCGCGAGGGATTCGAGGTTGCTCATCAAGGCCCGGTCGAACGGCCGCCCGGCCACGGCGTCGTCGATCGCCTGGCGGTATGACTGTACTGCACGGGCGCAATAGAAGTGCGACTTGGTGCGGCCTTCGATTTTCAGCGAATGCACGCCCATGCCGGCCAGGCGCTCGACGTGCTGGATGGCGCGCAGGTCCTTGGCGTTCATGATGTAGGTACCGTGCTCATCTTCGAACGCCGGCATTTCGGTGCCGGGGCGGTTGCTTTCCTGCAGCAGGAAAACCTGCCCGGTAGGGGCGCCCAGGCCAAGGGTGGGCTGCACTTCGCGCACGATGTCGCCGGTGGCGTTCTCGGTGGCCGGCGTGGCGTCGTACTTCCAGCGGCAGGCGTTGGTGCAAGTGCCCTGGTTGGCGTCACGCTTGTTGAGGTAGCCCGACAGCAGGCAACGGCCCGAGTAGGCCATGCACAGCGCGCCGTGGACGAACACCTCTAGCTCCATGCCCGGCACCTGCTGGCGGATTTCCTCGATCTCCTCCAGGGACAGCTCGCGCGACAGGATCACCCGGCTCAGGCCCATTTGCTGCC includes the following:
- the rlhA_1 gene encoding 23S rRNA 5-hydroxycytidine synthase (*Name rlhA_1) gives rise to the protein MNPTAKPELLAPAGTLKTMRYAFAYGADAVYAGQPRYSLRVRNNEFDHANLALGIQEAHALGKRFYVVVNIAPHNAKLKTFLKDLAPVIDMAPDALIMSDPGLIMLVRQHFPQMPVHLSVQANTVNWASVQFWQQMGLSRVILSRELSLEEIEEIRQQVPGMELEVFVHGALCMAYSGRCLLSGYLNKRDANQGTCTNACRWKYDATPATENATGDIVREVQPTLGLGAPTGQVFLLQESNRPGTEMPAFEDEHGTYIMNAKDLRAIQHVERLAGMGVHSLKIEGRTKSHFYCARAVQSYRQAIDDAVAGRPFDRALMSNLESLAQRGYTEGFLRRHVHDEYQNYQRGNSVSDRQQFVGELTGVRVDGLAEVKVKNRFAVGDHLELMTPRGNYHFDLHRLCNRQLQAVDVAPGDGHVVYLPIPEQVALDYALLMRDLRADEVAS